The nucleotide sequence CCGATGACGAACGAATGGGGGGCCGAGTCGGGCGATCTGACCGGCGGGTTCACCTACGATGGCGACCGGCCGCAGCACTGGGCGCCGAGCGATGACATCTGGGTCCACGGCTACTGGGCCTATGACTGGGCAAATTCCTATGAACGCGTGCAGCGCTTGGATCCGGTGACCCGCGTGGTCGAGACGGCGCCGCCCCACGGGCTCTATCATTTTGCGAAAGGTCAGCGCTTCTATTTCCTCAACGTCCTCGAGGAACTCGACCAACCGGGTGAGTATTATGTGGACCGCACGGCGGGGATTCTCTACTTCTGGCCGCCTGCGCCGCTGGCCGGGGCGGATATCATGGTGTCGGTTCTGGGCGAGCCGCTGGTGACGATGAAGGAGGTCAGCCATGTGACCTTCCGCGGCATAACCCTGGAAGCGGGCCGCGGCAGCGGTATCGGCATCGAGGGCGGCAACGGCGTTCGCATCGTCGGCTGCACCCTCCGCAACCTCGGCACCTGGGCGGTGCGGGTAGAGGGCGGCAGCCATCATGCCGTGACGGGCTGCGACATCTATGGCGTCGGCGACGGCGGGATCAGCGTCAGTGGTGGCGACCGCGCCTCGCTCAGGCCGTGCCATCACGAGGTGCTCCACTGCCACATCCACCACTTCGCGCGGTGGAGCCGTTGCTATGTCGCTGGCATCAACGCCAGCGGCATCGGCATGCGCCTGGCTCACAATCTGATCCACGACGCGCCTCACAACGCCATTCTCTTCTGGGGAAACGAGTTTCTGATCGAGAACAATGAGATCTTCCGGGTCTGTCTGGAGACCGGCGACGCCGGGGCGATTTATACCGGGCGTGACTACACCTTCCGCGGCAATGTGATTCGCCGGAATTACATCCATCAGATGGGCGGCGTCGGCATGGGCAGCATCGCCATCTACATGGACGATTGCGTCAGCGGCACCCGGATCGAGGAGAACGTGCTGGTCGATTGCCAGTACGGTCTGATGCTCGGCGGGGGGCGCGATTTCGTGGTGGCGAACAACATCTTCGTCAACTGCAAACCGGCGATCCACGCCGACGCCCGTGGCATGGATCCCAATCCCGTCTGGCAGAACATGGTCAACCAGACCATGAAGACCAGTCTCGCGGCCATGCGACACCACGAGTCGCCCTATGGCGAACGCTACCCGGAGATCGCCGGGGTGGATCGGTATTTCGCCGAGGGTCAGGGCGTGCCCCCTGAGAACAACCGCGTCGAGCGCAACATCTGTTGGCGCTGCGAGACCTGGATTAGCGAATGCTGGCCGAAAGGCGTGAGCAACGGCGTCACGGAGCAGGACAACCTGGTCGGGGAAGACCCGCTGTTCGTCGACGAGGCGAACAGCGATTGGCGACTGCGCCCGGATTCTCCCATTTTGAAGCTGGGGTTTCAGCCCATCGACCTGTCCGAAATCGGCCCTCGAGCCAAGGAATGCCGGGAGTAAGGGAGAGCCATCATGGATCAGATCGAGACCATCAAGAACTACAACTGGGGCGAGATCGGCCGGCGGATTTGGCCGCTGCTGAAGCCGCACCGGGTGCGAGCCACTTGGGCGGCAGTCTTGGTCGGCGCGGTCGGCCTGGCCGTCGCCTTGCAACCGTTGTTCGCCAAGTATGTGATTGACGAGGCGATTCCACGGCAGAGCTGGCGGCTGGCGTTGGCGGCATCCGGAGTGTTCCTGGCCGTGATGTTCGTGCGCATGGAGCTCTGGTTTTGGGCGATGATGCTCGTGTACCGGATTCAACAGGACCTCATTTTCGAGTTGAGGACTACCAGTTTCGCCCATCTGCAGAAACTCTGCCTGCGTTTTCACAGTCAATTTCCCACGGGCTTCCTGTACGAGCGGGTGTTCGGCAATTCGATCAACACCCTGGGCAATTTCATGCAGGTGGTTTTCACCCAACTGGTCACCGATGCGGTCGGGCTGGTTTTCAGTCTGGGCTTCTGCCTCTATCTGAGTCCGGCCCTGACGGTGGTCATCCTGGCGGGGGGGATCGGCTATGTCATGGCCGCCCAGGCGCTATCGGGACGCATCTACGCGAAGACCCGGGCGGCCAACGAGGCCGGCATGAATATCGTCAATGTGATCATGGACAAACTGCGCGGACACAAGACCATCCAATCCTTCGCCCTGGAGGATCGGGTGCAGCAGGAGTTCCATCAGCAGTTGCGGCCGGCGATGGGCAAATGGATGGCCAGCATGCTCGAATCGATGAAGCTCGGGTTCGTCACCGAAGGTCTCGGCTACTTGATCACGGCCGCGGTGATCCTTGGCGGCTCCCTGCTGGTAATCCGTAACGCCGGACATTTTCCGTTGGGAACCCTCGTGGCCTTCATCGGCTACCAGGGAGTGCTCATTTCCATGATTTCGGCCATGACCAACATCTACGGTCAGGTCATGAGCGCCCGCACAGCCTTCGACCAGTTGTTCTCCATCCTCGACACCCATAGCACGGTCATCGACCGGCCCGGCGCCGTCATGCAGGCGGACCTCCAGCCGCGGCTGGAGTTCCGCGGCGTCACCTTCGCCTACGGGGAGACGCCGGTGCTGCGGAACGTGAGTCTCGACATTCCGTCTGGCAAGACCACGGCACTCGTGGGACGCAGCGGCAGCGGCAAGTCCACCATGGCAAACCTGATTCTTCGATTCTACGATCCCACATCCGGCGCGATCCTCTTGGATGGCCGGGACATCCGTGATTTGCCTGTCCGAGACTACCGGACCCTCTTTGGCGTCGTACTCCAGGATCCCTTCCTTTTCGACACCACGATCGAGGCCAACCTCCGCGCCGTCCACCCGGAAGTCGGCGAGGCGGAGCTGATCGGGGTGCTCAAACAAGCCGGAGCCTGGGAGTTCATCGAGAAATTTACGGATGGGCTCCAGCACCGCGTGGGCGAAGGCGGAGGACAGCTTTCCGGTGGTCAACGCCAGCGGCTGGCACTTGCCCGCTGCCTGCTGACCCGGAGCCGGCTGGTCATCCTGGACGAGGCGACCTCGGCACTGGACGCGGAGTCGGAGCGCATCGTGCAACAGGGGGTCGAGGCCTTGTGCCGTGACCGCACCGTGTTTGTCATAGCCCATCGGCTGAGCACGATCCGCCATGCCGACCGGATCGTGGTCATGGATCAGGGCCAGGTGGTCGAACAGGGGACCTTCGACGAGCTGCTGGGCCGCAGTGGCCATTTCGCCAGGCTCTACGCCATCGCCACCTCCACGTCCACGCAGCGTATCAAGTTCGAGGAGGCCGGATTCGCATGAGAATTAATTTCTCACTTAAGTCTGCCGGTCCGGTGGAAGTAGTGGTCACCAACAGCAAGGCTGTACAAACGGCTGGCGGCCCTCCAGTTGGGTTGCGGGCAAAGCCCTCCTTAGGAAGTAGAGCCGGATCTCCTGAGACGGCTCCCATTGAGTTCTTCGTTAACACGGCCATCTTTACAGGACTATATCTAAGATGCTCCGCGTGTACTTCCGCGAGGAGACCGGTTCATCAGTCAGTGTGCCAAGCTTGTTGAGGACATCGTGAACAGCCCCTGCCGGAAGTTCACAGCAAAAGGTTGCCCGTCGAGCTTTCCAATCCAGACTTTTGACTTGATCAGCCAATACCACGCCCGACACCTCGTATCCCTGCGGGATACGAACCTCAAACGGGTACCCTTTATCCTGGCTGGTTATGGGACAGAACAAGGCAAGGCCCACCTTGCGATTGTACGACTCCGGGGAGAGAACCAATGCGGGCCGATGGCCCGCCTGCTCATGACCTGCCTGCGGAGTGAAAGAAAGCCAGACAATGTCACCACGCTTCGGACAATAGGCAGCCATTACCAGGCCTCCCGTCCGACGACAATCCCCGAATCACACTCACTATGCCGATTTTGCGCAGTGACACCTTTAAGCAGTTCATCGAGACGGAAACGAGGACGTCTTGCCGGAGCAATCACAATCTGGCCATCCTGTACACCCACATCCACCGAATTGCCGGAACTCAAATGCGTGTCATGCGCAACAGACCGAGGAATCCGTACTGCCAAACTGTTCCCCCACTTTTGAATCTTCGTAATCATGTCGCATATCTCCTGATGTATATACTATGAAGATACATCCGCAATCCCCTGTCTGCAAGACATAATATGATCTTCTTGCCGAACGTGACTCTTGACCCGCGGCGAGCGTGCGAG is from bacterium and encodes:
- a CDS encoding right-handed parallel beta-helix repeat-containing protein; amino-acid sequence: MKTVVNIHVSPSGNDAWSGTLPEPNPAKTDGPVASLEAARDAVRRLKRTTGLPAGGVTVWFRGGEVVRTTTFELTAGDSGTVSAPVTYRAWPGEAVRLLGGRRLDPAAFTPVTAPAVRERLAPAARDQIVQCDLRAQGITDFGAFVSRGFSRKTAPAHLELFFNDQPMTVAQWPDVGQFTTITGFTKPMTNEWGAESGDLTGGFTYDGDRPQHWAPSDDIWVHGYWAYDWANSYERVQRLDPVTRVVETAPPHGLYHFAKGQRFYFLNVLEELDQPGEYYVDRTAGILYFWPPAPLAGADIMVSVLGEPLVTMKEVSHVTFRGITLEAGRGSGIGIEGGNGVRIVGCTLRNLGTWAVRVEGGSHHAVTGCDIYGVGDGGISVSGGDRASLRPCHHEVLHCHIHHFARWSRCYVAGINASGIGMRLAHNLIHDAPHNAILFWGNEFLIENNEIFRVCLETGDAGAIYTGRDYTFRGNVIRRNYIHQMGGVGMGSIAIYMDDCVSGTRIEENVLVDCQYGLMLGGGRDFVVANNIFVNCKPAIHADARGMDPNPVWQNMVNQTMKTSLAAMRHHESPYGERYPEIAGVDRYFAEGQGVPPENNRVERNICWRCETWISECWPKGVSNGVTEQDNLVGEDPLFVDEANSDWRLRPDSPILKLGFQPIDLSEIGPRAKECRE
- a CDS encoding ABC transporter ATP-binding protein; the encoded protein is MDQIETIKNYNWGEIGRRIWPLLKPHRVRATWAAVLVGAVGLAVALQPLFAKYVIDEAIPRQSWRLALAASGVFLAVMFVRMELWFWAMMLVYRIQQDLIFELRTTSFAHLQKLCLRFHSQFPTGFLYERVFGNSINTLGNFMQVVFTQLVTDAVGLVFSLGFCLYLSPALTVVILAGGIGYVMAAQALSGRIYAKTRAANEAGMNIVNVIMDKLRGHKTIQSFALEDRVQQEFHQQLRPAMGKWMASMLESMKLGFVTEGLGYLITAAVILGGSLLVIRNAGHFPLGTLVAFIGYQGVLISMISAMTNIYGQVMSARTAFDQLFSILDTHSTVIDRPGAVMQADLQPRLEFRGVTFAYGETPVLRNVSLDIPSGKTTALVGRSGSGKSTMANLILRFYDPTSGAILLDGRDIRDLPVRDYRTLFGVVLQDPFLFDTTIEANLRAVHPEVGEAELIGVLKQAGAWEFIEKFTDGLQHRVGEGGGQLSGGQRQRLALARCLLTRSRLVILDEATSALDAESERIVQQGVEALCRDRTVFVIAHRLSTIRHADRIVVMDQGQVVEQGTFDELLGRSGHFARLYAIATSTSTQRIKFEEAGFA
- the mazF gene encoding endoribonuclease MazF, with protein sequence MAAYCPKRGDIVWLSFTPQAGHEQAGHRPALVLSPESYNRKVGLALFCPITSQDKGYPFEVRIPQGYEVSGVVLADQVKSLDWKARRATFCCELPAGAVHDVLNKLGTLTDEPVSSRKYTRSILDIVL
- a CDS encoding AbrB/MazE/SpoVT family DNA-binding domain-containing protein: MITKIQKWGNSLAVRIPRSVAHDTHLSSGNSVDVGVQDGQIVIAPARRPRFRLDELLKGVTAQNRHSECDSGIVVGREAW